The following proteins come from a genomic window of Lolium rigidum isolate FL_2022 chromosome 5, APGP_CSIRO_Lrig_0.1, whole genome shotgun sequence:
- the LOC124651810 gene encoding protein unc-13 homolog, whose translation MSRLFRDSRRDSATSSSSNGFAPPAAAPSALPSPFPDLGVPLSAAELREAAYEVLVAASRTTGGRPLTYIPQAAPASPASSASSANSSSPSLQRSLTSAAASKMKKALGLKSSASSKGGSPGSGGGGGAKAAPRRPATVGELMRVQMRVSEPADARIRRGLLRIAAGQLGRRAEAMVLPLEFLQQFKSSDFPDPQEHEAWQARNLKLIEAGLLVHPFVPLNKSDSSAQRLRQIIRGAYDRPLETGKNSESMQVLRTAVMSLAGRSHDGTSDGCHWADGFPLNLHLYQMLLEACFDSDDSTVVDEIDEVLELLKKTWGILGISQMLHNLCFAWALFNHFVMSGQVDIELLSAAENQLVEVAKDAKTTKDPNYCKVLSSTLSSIMGWTEKRLLAYHETFGASNIESMQGIVSIGVSAAKVLVEDISHEYRRRRKEVTDVARSRIETYIRSSLRTAFAQRMEEADSKRSSRNPAPVMSILAKDIGDLAIKEKNMYSPILKTWHPLASGVAVATLHSCFGNELKQFIAGLTELTPDTVQVLKSADKLEKDLVNIAVEDSVDSDDGGKSLIREMPPYEAENAIANLAKVWIKERVDRLKGWVDRNLKQETWNPGANRDNFAPSSVEMLRIIGETLDAFFQLPIPMHPALLPDLTAGLDRSLQLYVSKAKSGCGSRNTFLPELPPLTRCEVGSKLLFKKKEKPQNPQHRVSQNGSTNGTDGLGLPQLCVRLNTLQYIRSELENLEKKIKTCLRNVESAQADITDGLDVKFELCQAACQEGIQHLCETTAYKVTFYDLGHILWDILYVGDTASSRVELLLRELDPILETISSTVHIKVRNRAITALMKATFDGFLLVLLAGGPLRAFTSEDSRIIEDDYRSLRDLFLADGDGLPEELVDKASSQVKNVLPLLQADSESLIGRFKRMMAASASKGKLPLPPTTMQWSPNEPNTVLRVLCYRHDEAATRFLKKTYNLPKKL comes from the exons ATGTCCCGCCTCTTCCGCGACTCCCGCCGCGACTCCGCCACATCCTCCTCCTCCAATGGCTTCGCGcccccggccgccgccccgtccgcgcTCCCGTCGCCGTTCCCCGACCTGGGCGTGCCGCTCTCCGCCGCCGAGCTCCGCGAGGCCGCCTACGAGGTCCTAGTCGCCGCGTCCCGCACCACCGGCGGCAGGCCCCTCACCTACATCCCCCAGGCGGCGCCCGCGTCCCCCGCCTCCTCGGCGTCCTCCGCCAACAGCTCCTCCCCGTCGCTCCAGCGCTCcctcacctccgccgccgccagcaagATGAAGAAGGCGCTCGGGCTcaagtcctccgcctcctccaaggGAGGCAgccccggcagcggcggcggcggcggggccaagGCGGCCCCGCGCCGGCCGGCGACCGTCGGGGAGCTCATGCGCGTGCAGATGCGCGTGTCCGAGCCCGCCGACGCCAGGATCCGCAGGGGCCTCCTCCGCATCGCCGCCGGCCAG CTTGGCAGGCGTGCGGAAGCTATGGTTTTACCATTGGAATTCCTGCAGCAGTTCAAGTCATCAGATTTCCCTGATCCTCAAgaacatgaggcatggcaggctaGGAACTTGAAGCTTATTGAGGCTGGTTTGCTGGTTCACCCTTTTGTTCCATTGAACAAATCAGACAGTTCTGCACAGCGGCTGAGGCAAATCATACGCGGAGCTTATGATAGGCCACTCGAAACTGGGAAGAACTCCGAATCAATGCAGGTCTTACGCACTGCTGTCATGTCCCTTGCTGGAAGATCACATGATGGAACTTCTGATGGGTGCCACTGGGCAGATGGATTTCCCTTGAATCTCCATCTATACCAAATGTTGTTAGAAGCTTGCTTTGATAGTGACGATAGCACTGTGGTTGATGAGATTGATGAGGTGCTAGAGCTCTTGAAGAAGACCTGGGGCATTCTTGGAATTAGCCAAATGCTTCACAATCTTTGCTTTGCTTGGGCACTGTTCAATCATTTTGTTATGTCAGGACAAGTAGATATTGAACTGCTTTCTGCTGCAGAGAATCAGTTGGTTGAAGTTGCAAAGGATGCCAAAACCACTAAGGATCCTAATTACTGTAAAGTATTGAGTTCGACATTAAGCTCTATAATGGGTTGGACAGAAAAAAGACTTCTGGCTTACCATGAAACATTTGGTGCAAGTAACATTGAGTCCATGCAAGGTATTGTCTCAATCGGAGTGTCAGCTGCAAAGGTGCTTGTTGAAGATATATCCCATGAATACCGCCGTAGGAGGAAAGAAGTGACCGATGTAGCTCGCAGTAGGATAGAAACATACATAAGGTCTTCACTTCGTACAGCTTTTGCTCAA AGAATGGAAGAAGCAGATTCAAAGCGATCATCAAGGAACCCTGCCCCAGTAATGTCTATCCTTGCAAAGGACATCGGTGACCTAGCAATTAAGGAGAAAAATATGTACAGTCCAATATTGAAAACATGGCACCCCCTTGCTTCAGGAGTTGCTGTTGCAACCCTTCATTCATGTTTTGGTAATGAACTGAAGCAGTTCATAGCTGGGCTTACAGAGTTAACCCCAGACACAGTTCAAGTGCTCAAGTCTGCAGACAAATTAGAGAAGGATCTTGTTAATATTGCTGTTGAAGATTCCGTGGATAGTGATGATGGAGGCAAGTCATTAATCAGAGAGATGCCACCATATGAAGCTGAAAATGCAATTGCTAATCTGGCAaaagtgtggataaaagaaaGGGTGGATAGACTCAAGGGATGGGTTGACCGGAATCTGAAGCAAGAG ACATGGAACCCAGGTGCCAACAGAGATAATTTTGCTCCCTCGTCTGTGGAGATGCTTCGGATTATTGGTGAAACACTAGATGCATTTTTCCAATTGCCCATACCAATGCATCCAGCTCTTCTTCCTGATCTCACAGCTGGTCTGGATAGAAGCCTACAACTTTATGTTTCCAAAGCAAAATCTGGCTGTG GATCACGGAATACTTTTTTGCCCGAACTACCTCCATTAACGCGGTGCGAGGTTGGCTCGAAATTGTTATtcaagaaaaaagaaaagccaCAGAATCCGCAGCATCGAGTATCACAAAATGGATCAACCAATGGAACTGATGGATTGGGCCTTCCTCAACTCTGTGTACGCTTGAATACACTCCAGTACATCCGAAGCGAGCTGGAGAACCTAGAGAAGAAGATTAAAACATGCTTGcgaaatgttgagtcagctcaggcAGATATTACTGATGGACTGGATGTTAAGTTTGAACTCTGTCAGGCAGCCTGTCAAGAAGGTATACAACACTTATGTGAGACGACTGCTTACAAGGTCACCTTCTATGACTTGGGCCATATTTTGTGGGACATCCTTTATGTTGGTGATACTGCATCAAGCAGGGTAGAGTTATTGTTGAGAGAGCTTGATCCTATCCTCGAGACAATTTCTAGTACGGTGCACATCAAAGTGCGAAATCGTGCCATAACAGCGTTGATGAAAGCCACCTTTGATGGTTTCTTGCTGGTACTTCTTGCTGGTGGGCCTTTGCGTGCTTTTACCAGCGAGGACTCTAGGATAATAGAGGATGACTATAGGTCCCTCAGAGATCTGTTTTTAGCTGATGGGGATGGTCTGCCAGAGGAATTGGTCGATAAGGCGTCCTCCCAGGTCAAGAATGTCCTGCCACTCCTACAAGCAGACTCAGAAAGCCTTATTGGGCGATTTAAGCGCATGATGGCCGCGTCTGCCTCCAAGGGTAAATTGCCATTGCCACCTACTACGATGCAATGGAGTCCAAATGAACCGAACACAGTCTTGCGAGTTCTGTGCTACCGACATGATGAGGCAGCTACAAGGTTCCTCAAGAAAACCTATAACCTTCCCAAGAAGCTTTGA